One Panicum virgatum strain AP13 chromosome 9K, P.virgatum_v5, whole genome shotgun sequence genomic region harbors:
- the LOC120648723 gene encoding RING-H2 finger protein ATL80-like: MDAVVAPAARRRLVANAIHGDDPRAHRAAAAAESASRPGAAARPPAPRESFPMLLPVFVLFVLLLCFLSIFLLRDLLHFFSLWLRRRRRLRAGADAASGAGATPDAPPKPAGLDPAVLATFPTVRWIEATPRSPTPAAHAECAVCLSEFAAGDAVRLLTVCRHAFHTACIDSWLGAHTTCPVCRSELDAPPPRPGGGGGDGDGGRIAIVVDGQRASTAVAETDRTTSNPASGGVRSRPDR; encoded by the coding sequence ATGGACGCGGTCGTGgccccggccgcgcgccgccgcctcgtcgccaATGCCATCCACGGCGACGACCCTcgcgcccaccgcgccgccgccgccgccgagtccGCCTCacggccgggcgccgccgcgcggccgccggcgccgcgggagTCGTTCCCGATGCTGCTGCCGGTGTTCGTCCTCTTCGtgctcctcctctgcttcctctccatcttcctcctgcgcgacctcctccacttcttctcCCTctggctccgccgccggcgccgcctccgcgccggtgcggacgccgcgtccggcgccggcgccacgccGGACGCGCCGCCCAAGCCGGCCGGGCTGGACCCCGCGGTCCTCGCCACGTTCCCCACGGTCCGGTGGATCGAGGCGACGCCGcggtcgcccacgccggcggcgcacgCCGAGTGCGCTGTCTGCCTGTCCGAGTTCGCCGCGGGCGACGCCGTCCGCCTGCTAACCGTCTGCCGCCACGCGTTCCACACGGCGTGCATCGACTCCTGGCTCGGTGCGCACACCACGTGCCCCGTCTGCCGCTCCGAACTCGATGCGCCCCCGCcccggccaggcggcggcggcggcgacggcgacggcggccgcatCGCGATCGTGGTCGACGGTCAGCGAGCCAGCACGGCGGTGGCCGAAACCGACCGGACGACATCAAACCCGGCGAGTGGTGGCGTGCGATCGCGACCTGACCGGTGA
- the LOC120648026 gene encoding replication factor C subunit 5-like: MAVNAPSPSPAPSPSPGATLSAVIAEDRRREAARRRPGALGQGGLLPLLVPACGRPAGQAGGRTPHSQLMLRLHRWGSSFLPKGGSAVSRELEAARRAPSPPPVATAAAAGQVVPPRHEDEEPAASASVPERRPLREREEPAARAPGAGSKAIAAGAETSAGGESAGSAERATSIAPVKREGTWLKVSPNTSVRSLSLQTDTSDESPQSQSDSPALAADTFVWANKYRPSVLNDFICNKAVAAELYQLAVAHQCKHFIFEGPTGAGKRSMVLALIRDGFGSHDLKIEEQTKRFELKGEIRKHIDVRVKISGHHVEVNLADLHGYEKYVITTLLNESIPSTNSVCDHTNCRVVVIHDADKLSSDLQHYIGWFLGRYAGCNKVIFCCSDASNLEAFKHLCKVVTLQPPSFDEIIKVLEYIATQESIDLPRDLARRITVSASNNLQQAIRSFEATSKANYPFVDDQVILTGWEEEISNVARNIMEEPNSKQLFVIRGKIRKLIEHSVSPHFIFSHLVAELKRDKDEEFQHSIDELALDVKHARLVASPVICKQCKLIKDQCKGCKSPEADLKMRNMNIEGFTENVHDHGESIQCFIKIEAEFTVRFLSFYRSFLIAKKSNSGGAQ, from the exons ATGGCGGTCAACGCGCCGTCGCCCtcgcccgcgccgtcgccgtcgccgggtgCCACGCTCTCCGCCGTGATCGCCGAggaccggcggcgggaggcggcccgccgccgcccgggggCGCTCGGGCAGGGCGGCCTCCTGCCGCTCCTCGTCCCGGCGTGCGGCCGCCCGgccgggcaggccggcggcaGGACGCCGCACTCGCAGCTCATGCTCCGCCTCCACCGCTGGGGCTCCTCGTTCCTGCCCAAGGGCGGCTCCGCCGTCTCGcgcgagctcgaggccgcccgccgcgcgccgagcccgccgccggtcgcaacggcggccgccgcgggccaGGTGGTGCCGCCGCGCCACGAGGACGAGGAGCCCGCCGCGAGCGCGAGTGTCCCCGAGAGGAGGCCtttgagggagagagaggagcccGCGGCCCGCGCGCCGGGGGCGGGATCGAAAGCCATTGCCGCCGGAGCGGAAAcgtccgccggcggcgagagcgcCGGGAGCGCCGAGCGCGCCACGTCGATCGCTCCCGTCAAAAGAGAAGGCACCTGGCTCAAGGTTTCGCCCAACACCTCGGTGAGATCCCTGTCGCTGCAGACGGACACCAGCGACGAGTCCCCTCAGTCCCAATCCGACTCTCCAGCGTTGGCGGCCGACACGTTCGTGTGGGCGAACAAGTACCGGCCCAGTGTCCTCAACGACTTCATCTGCAAcaaggccgtcgccgccgagctcTACCAGTTG GCTGTTGCACACCAATGCAAACATTTCATATTTGAAGGGCCGACAGGAGCTGGCAAGAGAAGCATGGTGCTGGCACTTATAAGGGATGGTTTTGGTTCTCATGATCTCAAG ATAGAGGAACAGACAAAGAGATTTGAGCTGAAG GGGGAAATTAGAAAGCACATCGATGTCAGAGTGAAGATTTCAGGACATCATGTGGAGGTAAACTTGGCCGATTTACATGGGTATGAGAAGTATGTCATAACTACTTTGTTGAATGAATCCATCCCATCAACAAACTCGGTCTGTGACCATACTAACTGCAGAG TGGTGGTTATTCATGACGCTGATAAGCTCTCGTCCGATCTTCAGCATTATATTGGTTGGTTTTTGGGGAGGTATGCAGGGTGTAACAAGGTCATTTTCTGCTGCTCTGATGCTTCTAACCTTGAAGCTTTCAAACATCTCTGCAAGGTCGTGACTCTTCAGCCACCTTCATTTGACGAG ATAATAAAGGTTCTAGAGTACATTGCAACGCAAGAGAGCATTGATTTGCCTCGTGATCTTGCTAGGAGAATAACAGTCAGCGCAAGCAATAATCTCCAACAGGCAATACGCTCTTTTGAAGCTACTTCCAAGGCAAA CTACCCATTTGTAGACGACCAAGTTATTTTGACAGGATGGGAAGAGGAAATCTCTAATGTGGCCAGAAATATCATGGAAGAACCAAATTCAAAGCA ACTATTTGTTATCCGGGGAAAGATCAGAAAATTGATTGAACATAGTGTGTCACCTCATTTCATTTTCTCG CACTTGGTCGCTGAATTGAAAAGGGACAAGGATGAAGAGTTTCAGCATAGTATTGATGAACTGGCCTTGGACGTGAAACATGCAAGATTGGTGGCATCTCCTGTGAtt TGTAAACAATGCAAGCTTATAAAAGACCAGTGCAAAGGATGCAAATCTCCAGAGGCAGATTTGAAAATGAGAAACATGAACATAGAAGGTTTTACCGAGAATGTTCATGACCATGGTGAAAGCATCCAATGCTTTATAAAGATTGAAG CAGAATTCACTGTGAGGTTCCTGAGCTTCTACAGATCCTTCTTAATAGCAAAGAAGTCGAATAGTGGTGGTGCTCAATGA
- the LOC120648025 gene encoding uncharacterized protein LOC120648025, whose translation MAGSHKGLGADSLHGLGVDASQQGLGAAGGQHGPGDMAGTGAASASGGSRRGNKKSRDDEGDQMAWNDEHTALVCKLFAEQVRKGNRPNTHLNNVGYTEVNERFFQCTGIMLKKSQLKNKWDKLKADLGAWRKLMRKQTGTGWNWDKGTINMDAEWWKKTKNDIPGVRKFKNRPLQNEDEMNVMFGSIINEEIDHWNPMSSNPIIPPSGDAPLILAWTTMMKKMIWVLILTPTMVMRFWKSLLHLAMLRERLILFLKNLTRNPSLQLHLLYKNIFPRYRRVLSLLCPLGKQGSPLNKSWNMSLHVG comes from the exons ATGGCCGGCAGCCACAAGGGCCTGGGCGCGGACAGCCTTCATGGCCTGGGCGTGGATGCCAGCCAGCAAGGTCTGGGCGCGGCCGGTGGGCAGCACGGCCCGGGCGACATGGCGGGAACTGGTGCGGCATCGGCATCCGGTGGTAGCAGACGTGGCAACAAAAAATCAAGGGATGATGAG GGTGATCAAATGGCTTGGAATGATGAGCATACCGCACTTGTTTGCAAGTTGTTCGCTGAACAAGTTAGAAAAGGAAATAGGCCAAACACTCATTTGAATAATGTGGGCTATACCGAGGTGAATGAAAGGTTTTTTCAGTGTACCGGTATTATGTTGAAAAAATCTCAACTTAAGAACAAATGGGACAAGTTGAAGGCTGATTTAGGTGCTTGGAGAAAATTGATGAGGAAACAAACCGGAACCGGTTGGAATTGGGATAAGGGAACTATCAACATGGATGCCGAGTGgtggaaaaaaacaaaaaat GACATACCTGGCGTCAGGAAATTTAAGAATAGGCCTCTCCAAAATGAAGATGAGATGAATGTAATGTTTGGGAGCATCATAAATGAAGAGATAGATCATTGGAATCCTATGTCTTCCAACCCGATCATACCCCCTAGTGGAGATGCCCCCCTCATATTGGCTTGGACGACAATGATGAAGAAAATGATATGGGTGCTAATATTGACTCCGACAATGGTGATGAGGTTTTGGAAGTCTCTCCTACACCTGGCAATGCTAAGAGAAAGGCTCATATTATTCTTGAAAAACCTAACAAGAAACCCAAGTCTACAACTGCACTTGTTATACAAGAACATATTTCCAAGATATCGGAGAGTGCTCAGTCTTTTGTGTCCTCTAGGCAAGCAGGGATCACCATTGAACAAGTCATGGAACATGTCATTGCATGTGGGCTGA